Within Topomyia yanbarensis strain Yona2022 chromosome 2, ASM3024719v1, whole genome shotgun sequence, the genomic segment AACAATCGtgatcgtttttatttttgtactatttatttttcgtgttaatCGGTTGTGCAAGAACTTTGAAGTTTCATGAACTTAACCAGCATCATATCTGATAGCTGCAAGTGTTGTTTTTAGTGAAAGTGATagtttcgtgtttttttttctacttgaCGTTATCACTTTGCACAACGTTACGCTCAATTTGTTGAcaaaagcgacatcttctgGTGGATAGCTGATAGTTGCATGCAAGTTCGCTTCATTTTTGCTGCGTTTATTGCATACCCGGTAGGCGTTATTTTCTTTGCtcaaaagcatggcttgtacTAACTGCTCGAAAGTCATAAATGATTCTGAGCGAATCACCTGTCGTGGGTATTGCGGAAATTCGTTTCACATGATATGTGTCAAGTTGGATTATGACGTTCGTGATGTTCTGGGAATCCACTCACGGAATATATTCTGGATGTGTAACGGATGTGCTGATTTGTTTTGTAACGATAATTTCCgcagaatggcttcgcgttgttgcgacaatGCAATGCCcgacgacaattctctgaaatcattaaaggatgacatagctgatttaaaagatgtcgttaaagctctctcggttaaagtcgACACAAAACCGCTATCTCCAACGGTAAATACACCTTGGACAGGGATTGCTGCATATAATCCCGTTCCAAACACTCCCAAGCGCAAGCGTGAAGATGATCCGCTCAAAGCAAAAATCACTAATATTCGTGGAgcaaaagctgcgtttgaaacgataaaaacagtatcaccacctgaggagctgttatgggtctacttgtctgcatttgatcccagcacgacggacgaTGAAGTTTCTAgacttgtgaaagattgtctgggaaaggatatgcaaccaaaaatagttcgcctagttcctaaggataaggatctctcatcgctgagcttcatcaccttcaaagttggcgttagcaaatcatgcagggataaggctctgtccaaagactcttggccggagaacatctactttcgtgaatttgtgaccaattcaaaaattcaacggcctatcatcaggatcgctgcgaagaagaatccatctggtggtggacagtagcgccaagctatcccggataaactcgtctgtcTAATTTCATGTTCCTCGGTGAGCGACATCGAACTACCTGGCGAATCGgcaacttcttctgtgtcaggtaaagccaagaagggtatatgtccttccgaagcacttcaagatgctgcacaccctcaatgtaaatttcacttacagtctgctgatgaacactaCTCAATCGACTCTACCGCTCCAGCGaaccttcaatgtcaaaatgataatttcgatcgcatcgcatctgtccgctcaggtaaacatttaaataatatatgtccttccgaagctacacgtgatactgcgcaccttcaaGTATGCCTCCCATTGCAGTCAGCCGCTGGACGCAACAGTTATGACGCAGTCATTCCCTCCGTATCGCAGCTTGTTCCCCTTCCTGACAACAGTACATCCTGCTCTCCCCGCGCTATTTGCGGTGATAGTGATCATCGAGCCCACAGTCCTGAAACTTGGAATGCAGCACGATACCTCTCACATGACACTGATGGTTTGCGGATTTACTATCAGAACGCGAGAGGgcttaagacgaaaattgatgacgtgtatttagctgctgtggacggtgactacgatgcttgcgtcttcaccgaaacatggctcgatgcgcgtataacatcagtgcagcttttcggcgatgcttacaccgtataccgtgcggaccgaaatagtggcaacagtattcgcggacgtggaggaggagttttgattgctgtttccaccgcatttgcctcatgtgagattgatgtaggtagtttaaccagtgttgaggctgtttgggttagaattacaactccaccgaggaacttttatattggtgctgtctatattcctcctgaaaagcgactcgactgcaatatcatgca encodes:
- the LOC131680921 gene encoding uncharacterized protein LOC131680921, encoding MFLGERHRTTWRIGNFFCVSLLMNTTQSTLPLQRTFNVKMIISIASHLSAQSAAGRNSYDAVIPSVSQLVPLPDNSTSCSPRAICGDSDHRAHSPETWNAARYLSHDTDGAFLWLVRFTAQPKATI